The following proteins come from a genomic window of Chiroxiphia lanceolata isolate bChiLan1 chromosome 16, bChiLan1.pri, whole genome shotgun sequence:
- the HAGHL gene encoding hydroxyacylglutathione hydrolase-like protein isoform X1 — protein MKVKVISVLEDNYMYLVIEESTRDAVAVDAAVPKRLLEIIRKEDVVLRAILTTHHHWDHARGNEELARLCPGLRVFGADQRIGALTDTVTHGQELTFGAIRVRCLFTPCHTSGHMCYFMWEDDSPDAPALFSGDTLFVGGCGQFFEGTAEQMYTNLTQILGALPKDTKVFCGHECTVRNLKFALKVEPENEMVKEKLAWARQRDDEDLPTVPSTLQEEFLYNPFLRVMEEPVQRFTGQTDPVEVLRTLRTERDNFKKPKERPNPPAMLAFDWGLFSPFLEKQ, from the exons ATGAAGGTGAAGGTGATCTCGGTGCTGGAGGACAACTACATGTACCTGGTGATCGAGGAGAGCACCCGCGACGCCGTCGCCGTGGACGCCGCGGTCCCCAAAAGG CTGCTGGAGATCATCAGGAAGGAGGACGTGGTGCTCAGGGCCATCCTCACCACCCACCACCACTG ggaccaCGCGAGGGGCAACGAGGAGCTGGCGCGGCTGTGCCCGGGGCTGAGGGTGTTCGGGGCCGACCAGCGCATCGGGGCCCTCACGGACACGGTGACACACGGCCAGGAGCTCACG ttCGGGGCCATCCGGGTGAGGTGCCTCTTCACCCCCTGCCACACCTCAGGCCACATGTGCTACTTCATGTGGGAGGACGATTCCCCGGATGCTCCCGCCCTCTTCTCAG GTGACACCCTGTTCGTGGGAGGCTGTGGGCAGTTCTTCGAGGGGACAGCGGAGCAGATGTACACGAACCTCACCCAGATCCTGGGGGCTCTGCCCAAGGACACG AAGGTGTTCTGTGGCCACGAATGCACCGTCCGGAACCTCAAATTCGCCCTGAAAGTGGAGCCAGAGAATGAAATGGTGAAGGAGAAACTTGCCTGGGCCAGG CAGCGGGATGACGAGGACCTGCCCACGGTGCCCTCGACGCTGCAGGAGGAGTTTCTCTACAACCCTTTCCTGAGGGTCAT GGAGGAGCCCGTGCAGAGGTTCACGGGCCAGACGGACCCTGTGGAGGTGCTGAGGACGCTCCGCACCGAGAGGGACAACTTCAAGAAGCCCAAGGAGAGGCCCAACCCCCCGGCCATGCTGGCCTTCGACTGGGGGCTCTTCAGCCCCTTCCTGGAGAAGCAGTGA
- the HAGHL gene encoding hydroxyacylglutathione hydrolase-like protein isoform X2 encodes MKVKVISVLEDNYMYLVIEESTRDAVAVDAAVPKRLLEIIRKEDVVLRAILTTHHHWDHARGNEELARLCPGLRVFGADQRIGALTDTVTHGQELTFGAIRVRCLFTPCHTSGHMCYFMWEDDSPDAPALFSGDTLFVGGCGQFFEGTAEQMYTNLTQILGALPKDTKVFCGHECTVRNLKFALKVEPENEMVKEKLAWARRDDEDLPTVPSTLQEEFLYNPFLRVMEEPVQRFTGQTDPVEVLRTLRTERDNFKKPKERPNPPAMLAFDWGLFSPFLEKQ; translated from the exons ATGAAGGTGAAGGTGATCTCGGTGCTGGAGGACAACTACATGTACCTGGTGATCGAGGAGAGCACCCGCGACGCCGTCGCCGTGGACGCCGCGGTCCCCAAAAGG CTGCTGGAGATCATCAGGAAGGAGGACGTGGTGCTCAGGGCCATCCTCACCACCCACCACCACTG ggaccaCGCGAGGGGCAACGAGGAGCTGGCGCGGCTGTGCCCGGGGCTGAGGGTGTTCGGGGCCGACCAGCGCATCGGGGCCCTCACGGACACGGTGACACACGGCCAGGAGCTCACG ttCGGGGCCATCCGGGTGAGGTGCCTCTTCACCCCCTGCCACACCTCAGGCCACATGTGCTACTTCATGTGGGAGGACGATTCCCCGGATGCTCCCGCCCTCTTCTCAG GTGACACCCTGTTCGTGGGAGGCTGTGGGCAGTTCTTCGAGGGGACAGCGGAGCAGATGTACACGAACCTCACCCAGATCCTGGGGGCTCTGCCCAAGGACACG AAGGTGTTCTGTGGCCACGAATGCACCGTCCGGAACCTCAAATTCGCCCTGAAAGTGGAGCCAGAGAATGAAATGGTGAAGGAGAAACTTGCCTGGGCCAGG CGGGATGACGAGGACCTGCCCACGGTGCCCTCGACGCTGCAGGAGGAGTTTCTCTACAACCCTTTCCTGAGGGTCAT GGAGGAGCCCGTGCAGAGGTTCACGGGCCAGACGGACCCTGTGGAGGTGCTGAGGACGCTCCGCACCGAGAGGGACAACTTCAAGAAGCCCAAGGAGAGGCCCAACCCCCCGGCCATGCTGGCCTTCGACTGGGGGCTCTTCAGCCCCTTCCTGGAGAAGCAGTGA